A genomic window from Gossypium hirsutum isolate 1008001.06 chromosome D12, Gossypium_hirsutum_v2.1, whole genome shotgun sequence includes:
- the LOC107946993 gene encoding uncharacterized protein, giving the protein MQSPWIRDAAKACCSGCCPNPFPGLPQSHSATSETPITAAEAFRYKFEVSTVATLYPNFNFTNHESLPSFEETFSYFNKVYTQYSQTDEADKIRAHEYYHLSITNHVYLDYIGHGLFSYSQLENQCPGSPVTSSSLESPFFDVSYKSVSLKSQLLYCGEESEFQSSMRKRIMAFMNISEADYNFIFTANQSAAFKLVAESYPFQYNRNLVTVYDHQSEAVEVMIERSKNRGAKAISASFSWPNLEIQTDKLRKKISKLKKKGLFVFPLQSRVTGSRYSYTWMSLARENGWHLLLDASALGAKDMDTLGLSLFSPDFLVCSFYKVFGENPSGFCCLFVKKSSTSVLKDSTTSVGIVNLVPVSWPARIPDKPAIVSSIETKKKVDEFPPIQGSFSGPFSIQHKNDEDEASHEVQKPEGKGTKTKKKTVSFSEIEEVIEASFEPGSTSNTLENKNPEFECRSLDHADSLGVVLIKSRTRNLVNWLVNALTSLQHPHSETGVPAVRIYGPQVSFDRGPAVAFNVFDWKGERIDPTMVQKLADRNNIALSIGTLHHIWFSDKHEEEKEKKALETVLSSNRRDNLGCGITVVTAALGFFTNFEDVYRVWAFVSRFLDADFLEKERWRYKAINQKTVEII; this is encoded by the coding sequence ATGCAATCACCATGGATAAGAGACGCCGCAAAAGCCTGCTGTTCCGGTTGTTGTCCGAATCCATTTCCAGGACTTCCCCAGTCTCATTCTGCGACGTCTGAGACTCCGATCACCGCGGCGGAGGCATTTCGATACAAGTTTGAGGTAAGCACGGTTGCTACTCTCTACCCAAATTTCAACTTCACCAACCATGAATCCCTTCCTTCATTTGAGGAAACTTTTTCTTATTTCAACAAAGTGTACACTCAATATTCCCAAACGGATGAAGCTGACAAAATCCGAGCTCATGAATACTATCATCTTTCCATCACCAACCATGTCTACCTTGATTACATTGGCCATGGCCTTTTCTCTTATTCTCAGCTTGAAAATCAATGTCCAGGATCTCCTGTTACTTCATCATCTTTAGAGTCCCCATTTTTTGATGTTTCCTACAAATCAGTAAGCTTGAAATCTCAGCTATTGTATTGTGGTGAAGAGTCGGAATTTCAGTCCAGTATGAGGAAAAGGATCATGGCTTTCATGAATATCTCAGAAGCTGATTACAACTTTATTTTCACTGCAAATCAATCAGCTGCTTTCAAGCTTGTTGCAGAGTCTTATCCATTTCAGTATAATCGAAACCTTGTAACGGTTTATGACCATCAAAGTGAGGCCGTGGAAGTGATGATTGAGAGGTCTAAGAATAGAGGAGCAAAAGCCATCTCGGCTAGTTTCTCATGGCCTAATCTGGAAATACAGACGGACAAACTGAGGAAGAAGATAAGTAAGCTCAAGAAAAAAGGACTTTTCGTTTTCCCACTTCAATCAAGGGTTACAGGGTCGAGATATTCATATACGTGGATGAGCCTGGCAAGGGAGAATGGGTGGCATCTGTTGCTTGATGCATCTGCATTGGGAGCTAAAGACATGGACACCTTGGGGCTTTCTCTCTTTAGCCCCGACTTCCTGGTTTGCTCATTTTACAAGGTTTTTGGTGAGAACCCATCTGGATTTTGTTGCTTGTTTGTCAAGAAATCCAGTACTTCAGTTCTGAAAGATTCAACCACAAGTGTGGGAATAGTGAATCTTGTCCCTGTATCATGGCCAGCTCGAATCCCCGATAAACCAGCTATAGTTTCTAGCattgaaacaaaaaagaaagtggATGAATTTCCTCCTATTCAAGGTTCATTCTCAGGCCCCTTCTCTATCCAACACAAGAACGATGAAGATGAAGCCAGTCATGAAGTACAGAAACCTGAAGGAAAAGgaaccaaaacaaagaaaaagactGTATCATTTTCTGAAATTGAAGAAGTGATAGAAGCATCCTTTGAACCTGGTAGCACCAGCAATACCCTTGAGAACAAAAACCCAGAATTCGAATGCAGAAGCTTGGATCATGCAGATTCATTAGGGGTGGTACTAATCAAGAGCAGGACAAGGAACCTGGTCAACTGGTTGGTGAATGCACTGACGAGCCTTCAACACCCACATTCAGAAACCGGAGTCCCTGCTGTCAGAATCTATGGACCCCAAGTAAGCTTTGACCGAGGACCCGCCGTGGCATTCAATGTATTCGATTGGAAAGGAGAAAGGATCGATCCTACAATGGTGCAAAAGCTGGCTGATAGAAACAACATTGCTTTGAGCATTGGAACTTTGCACCACATTTGGTTCTCGGATAAGCATGAAGAGGAGAAGGAGAAGAAGGCATTGGAGACAGTGTTGTCGAGCAATAGGAGAGATAATTTGGGTTGTGGAATAACAGTGGTCACTGCTGCATTGGGATTCTTCACAAATTTTGAAGACGTGTATAGGGTATGGGCATTTGTTTCCAGGTTCTTGGATGCTGATTTTTTGGAGAAAGAGAGATGGAGATATAAAGCTATTAATCAGAAGACAGTTGAAATCATTTAG